One genomic segment of Synergistaceae bacterium includes these proteins:
- a CDS encoding HAD-IA family hydrolase, producing MPQKNVSSIRHPAEAGAFILDWDGVLADTWLNFKPLRQKYFDGKIVPLVEAAAELPPTIRAEVLAEIRRIEIEGAEKAVPVEGAKDLIAWLNTPKKLVSGKSVQTKPWAVVSRNCRDSILLAAEKCGITLPPVFLCREDPYVKPDPRALALAAKRLRARLSDCVMVGDFIYDLQAAKNASIPSVLVKNPATGSPDVSAEWEGLADFVYVSLVDFVKDLSAFEAPFSGMTP from the coding sequence ATGCCACAAAAAAACGTTTCATCTATCCGGCACCCGGCAGAGGCCGGCGCTTTTATTCTGGACTGGGACGGGGTTTTGGCCGATACCTGGTTGAACTTCAAGCCCCTGCGACAAAAATATTTCGACGGTAAAATTGTTCCATTGGTGGAGGCCGCTGCTGAGCTTCCTCCAACGATTCGCGCGGAGGTCTTGGCGGAGATTCGCCGAATCGAAATAGAGGGTGCGGAAAAGGCGGTCCCCGTCGAGGGGGCAAAAGACCTCATCGCTTGGCTCAATACCCCCAAAAAACTCGTTTCAGGCAAGTCTGTTCAAACCAAGCCCTGGGCTGTAGTCTCCAGGAACTGCCGGGACTCTATTTTGCTGGCCGCCGAGAAATGCGGCATCACTCTTCCCCCCGTTTTTCTTTGCCGGGAGGACCCTTACGTCAAGCCTGACCCCCGGGCTTTGGCCTTGGCCGCGAAGAGGTTGAGGGCGCGCTTGTCCGACTGCGTCATGGTGGGGGATTTCATCTATGACCTCCAAGCCGCCAAGAACGCCTCCATTCCCTCTGTATTGGTAAAAAACCCCGCCACGGGATCCCCGGACGTCAGCGCGGAGTGGGAAGGCCTGGCGGATTTCGTTTACGTGTCGCTCGTCGATTTCGTGAAAGACCTCAGTGCCTTTGAAGCTCCCTTCTCAGGAATGACGCCATGA
- a CDS encoding replication-associated recombination protein A → MKISDTPLAERMRPQTLEEYCGQTHLMGKSAPLRNLIEAGRVPSCVLYGPPGVGKTTLVRLIAKCAERSLLEINAVTAKVAELRELVGEARRLKTMGGGVSALAFVDELYHFNSSQQNVLLPSVEKGDLILIGTTTENPRYEINKTLLSRMVVFDLKPLFASELLPLLRRALSDESRGLGSLKIQATDQVLLNVASSSGGDARQALMRLEASASFVAAVGGEELTDETVERTVGGASIRFDRQGDDHYSIISAMIKSIRGSDPDAAVYWLARLLAGGEDIRFICRRVLISAAEDIGLADPAALQVAASATYAADMTGLPEARIILSEAVIYLASAPKSNSAYLAVDKADADIAKGELQSVPHHLKPDGNGYLYPHDDPRHWLPQQYMERPRRYYYPGELGYEQQIGARLRKFWRRFSEEN, encoded by the coding sequence ATGAAAATATCCGACACCCCTTTGGCCGAGAGGATGAGACCCCAGACCCTGGAGGAGTATTGCGGACAGACTCACTTGATGGGGAAAAGCGCGCCGCTGAGGAACTTGATCGAAGCGGGACGGGTGCCCAGTTGCGTTCTCTACGGCCCACCGGGCGTCGGAAAAACCACCTTGGTTCGCCTGATCGCGAAATGCGCCGAGCGCAGCCTTCTGGAGATCAATGCGGTCACGGCAAAGGTCGCGGAACTTCGCGAATTGGTAGGAGAGGCGCGGCGTCTCAAGACTATGGGCGGCGGAGTTTCGGCTCTGGCTTTCGTGGACGAGCTCTATCACTTCAACAGCTCTCAACAGAACGTTCTTTTACCCTCCGTGGAGAAGGGTGATCTAATCTTGATCGGAACCACCACCGAAAACCCCCGTTACGAGATCAACAAGACCCTGCTTTCCCGCATGGTGGTTTTCGACCTGAAACCTTTGTTCGCTTCGGAGCTTCTGCCCTTGCTTCGGCGCGCGCTTTCGGACGAGAGCCGAGGGCTTGGGAGCTTGAAAATTCAGGCTACGGATCAGGTTCTGCTGAACGTGGCGTCTTCTTCTGGGGGAGACGCGCGACAGGCCCTGATGCGACTGGAGGCTTCCGCGTCCTTTGTGGCGGCGGTGGGTGGCGAGGAGTTGACCGACGAGACCGTGGAGCGAACGGTGGGTGGCGCCAGCATTCGCTTCGACCGACAGGGCGACGACCACTATTCCATCATTTCCGCCATGATCAAGAGCATTCGAGGCTCCGACCCCGACGCCGCGGTTTATTGGCTGGCCCGACTTCTGGCCGGAGGCGAGGACATCCGCTTCATTTGCCGTCGCGTTCTGATTTCCGCGGCCGAGGATATCGGTCTGGCGGACCCCGCAGCACTCCAGGTAGCCGCGTCCGCCACCTATGCCGCGGATATGACGGGTCTGCCCGAGGCACGAATCATCCTCTCCGAGGCCGTAATCTATTTAGCATCCGCTCCCAAAAGCAACAGCGCCTACTTAGCAGTGGACAAAGCCGACGCGGATATCGCAAAGGGAGAGCTGCAATCCGTGCCTCATCATCTGAAGCCCGACGGCAACGGCTATCTCTATCCCCACGACGACCCGCGTCATTGGCTGCCTCAACAGTACATGGAACGTCCCCGACGCTATTATTACCCCGGAGAACTCGGATACGAACAGCAGATCGGGGCAAGACTCCGCAAGTTCTGGCGTAGGTTTTCGGAGGAAAATTGA
- a CDS encoding ankyrin repeat domain-containing protein translates to MKVDSMKMEEFFKTCSEGTPREIEEALENNPDIDINELENYENWTYDSHDDIFANIISTTGKVTALMVAAAKNPEPEAVAVLLENGADINQSSSYGKTALMLAALYNPNTDNLLLLLKNGANLDKSDHSGNSALMMAAFNNSNAEALTILLKNGADINEKNIRGNTAFMMAALHNPNPEVLAFLLENGADMTAPDEIPIWCFTLMNPNPEVFALLLKNGLDINAEGLNGKTALMLATSEEKANPDVIPLLLQYGADPHRKDKAGKRAIDYARENDKIKNTEIFKELLKASRIAINR, encoded by the coding sequence ATGAAAGTTGATAGTATGAAAATGGAAGAATTTTTCAAAACATGTTCAGAAGGTACGCCACGCGAAATTGAAGAGGCATTGGAGAACAATCCGGATATTGATATTAATGAACTGGAAAACTATGAAAATTGGACTTACGATAGTCACGATGATATCTTTGCTAACATAATCTCTACCACCGGTAAGGTAACCGCTTTAATGGTGGCCGCTGCTAAGAATCCTGAACCAGAGGCTGTGGCAGTTTTGTTGGAAAACGGCGCGGATATCAACCAAAGTAGCTCATACGGAAAAACGGCTTTGATGTTGGCAGCACTCTATAACCCCAACACAGACAACCTATTGCTCTTGTTGAAAAATGGCGCAAACTTGGACAAAAGCGATCATAGTGGAAATTCAGCTCTTATGATGGCAGCGTTTAATAATTCCAACGCAGAAGCCCTTACTATTTTGTTGAAAAACGGCGCAGACATCAACGAAAAGAATATCAGAGGAAACACAGCTTTCATGATGGCTGCGCTACACAACCCTAATCCAGAAGTGCTAGCGTTTTTACTGGAGAATGGCGCAGATATGACAGCACCTGATGAGATACCGATTTGGTGTTTTACCCTTATGAACCCCAATCCGGAGGTTTTCGCGCTTTTGCTGAAAAACGGTTTGGACATAAACGCGGAAGGTCTCAATGGGAAAACGGCTTTGATGCTGGCTACCTCAGAGGAAAAAGCGAACCCGGACGTTATTCCGCTTTTGCTTCAATATGGCGCGGATCCTCACAGAAAAGACAAAGCTGGTAAAAGAGCGATAGATTACGCCAGGGAAAACGACAAAATCAAAAACACCGAGATTTTCAAAGAGCTACTTAAGGCTAGTCGTATTGCTATCAATCGCTAA
- a CDS encoding helix-turn-helix domain-containing protein: MILAYKTEIDPVSEQVEEIEQIELEQIEQIEKIHRTIGVCRFVYNLFIATNQQNYKEGKQYLNAYTFSKWLNNDYSEFHPENSWIREVSSKAVKQTIINADLAYKRYFKTKKGLPKFNRKHDIDTGFYISRNNEKDTEAQRHRIKIPTLGWVKLKEYGYIPIGLNATGIRLKLEQEDTLCLAV, encoded by the coding sequence ATGATTCTAGCTTACAAGACAGAAATAGATCCAGTGTCTGAGCAGGTTGAGGAGATTGAACAGATTGAACTTGAACAGATTGAACAGATTGAGAAGATACACCGGACTATCGGTGTTTGTCGTTTCGTGTATAACCTATTTATAGCCACGAACCAGCAAAACTACAAAGAGGGTAAGCAATATCTTAACGCTTATACTTTTTCTAAGTGGCTGAACAATGATTATAGCGAATTTCATCCTGAAAACTCATGGATTCGGGAAGTGTCCTCAAAAGCTGTAAAGCAGACTATTATCAATGCTGACTTAGCTTATAAACGGTATTTCAAGACGAAGAAAGGATTACCAAAATTTAATAGGAAACATGATATCGACACCGGCTTTTACATTTCTCGTAACAATGAAAAGGACACGGAAGCGCAACGACATCGAATCAAGATACCCACCCTAGGCTGGGTAAAGCTGAAAGAGTATGGGTATATACCTATTGGGCTAAATGCAACGGGTATAAGGTTAAAGTTGGAGCAGGAAGATACTTTGTGTCTTGCCGTGTAG
- a CDS encoding transposase codes for MSCRVEEPVLTSGEPDSDGIGVDVGIKETASISNHQVFSNINKASRVKKLKRRLKQEQRKFSRRINYRKKVKSATVKFANLDKQRIKVQKTYYRLDCVRKDYTNKIVYALVMTKPVYITIEDLNILGMVKNKHLLHFCVGFQ; via the coding sequence GTGTCTTGCCGTGTAGAAGAGCCTGTCTTAACTTCAGGAGAGCCTGATTCCGATGGAATAGGTGTTGATGTAGGTATTAAAGAAACAGCTAGCATTTCTAACCATCAGGTTTTTAGCAATATAAACAAAGCGTCCAGAGTTAAGAAATTAAAACGCAGGCTTAAACAAGAGCAACGTAAATTTTCTCGAAGAATTAATTATAGAAAGAAGGTGAAATCTGCTACTGTGAAATTCGCAAACCTAGACAAACAGCGTATCAAAGTTCAGAAAACCTACTACAGACTTGATTGTGTAAGAAAAGACTATACCAACAAAATAGTTTATGCGCTGGTGATGACCAAGCCAGTCTATATCACAATCGAGGATCTGAATATTCTTGGAATGGTGAAAAATAAGCATCTCTTACACTTTTGTGTAGGTTTTCAGTAG